A window from uncultured Fretibacterium sp. encodes these proteins:
- a CDS encoding tyrosine-type recombinase/integrase has protein sequence MEHRRSGESTVAILKSSFVDLLDLELEAVSVKHVEAWRTGLTRRGLKVASINRKVTTLKAALNWAYKRGIIKAYPLVRLEMLRDESDHRVRYLSGEERERLFEALDARERRLREERTRYNQWLKARGKTPLPSLDKAPFADHLKPMILVSLNTGIRQGSLFALRWSDIGLREAILTVRAASSKSGKTIRIPLDRTAREALSAWQKQTQGDGDGLVFPSPKGGGMMDNCKSAWERLLKDAGIEGFRWHDMRHDFASRLVMAGVDLNTVRELLGHANLKMTLRYAHLAPEAKARAVEALDNA, from the coding sequence CCGAAGCGGCGAGTCCACCGTGGCCATCCTGAAAAGTTCCTTTGTCGATCTTCTGGATCTGGAGCTGGAGGCGGTGTCCGTCAAGCACGTCGAGGCCTGGAGGACGGGACTGACCCGGAGGGGGCTGAAGGTAGCCAGCATTAACCGCAAGGTGACCACGCTCAAGGCCGCTCTCAACTGGGCGTACAAGCGGGGCATCATCAAGGCCTATCCCCTGGTTCGGCTGGAGATGCTGCGGGACGAGTCCGATCATCGCGTCCGCTACCTCTCCGGAGAGGAACGGGAGCGGCTCTTTGAGGCCCTCGATGCGAGGGAACGGCGCCTGCGGGAGGAGCGAACCCGATACAACCAATGGCTGAAAGCGCGGGGAAAAACGCCCCTTCCCAGCCTCGACAAGGCCCCCTTTGCCGACCACCTGAAGCCCATGATCTTGGTGTCGCTGAACACGGGGATCCGGCAAGGTTCGCTCTTCGCCCTTCGGTGGAGCGATATCGGCCTGAGGGAGGCGATCCTGACCGTCCGGGCGGCGAGCTCCAAGAGCGGCAAGACCATCCGTATCCCCCTGGACCGGACGGCACGGGAGGCCCTGAGCGCCTGGCAAAAGCAGACGCAAGGGGACGGCGACGGACTGGTGTTCCCCTCCCCCAAGGGCGGCGGCATGATGGACAACTGCAAAAGCGCGTGGGAGCGCCTGCTGAAGGATGCGGGCATCGAGGGGTTTCGCTGGCACGACATGCGGCACGACTTCGCCAGTCGTTTGGTCATGGCCGGCGTCGACCTCAACACCGTCAGGGAGTTGCTGGGACACGCGAACTTGAAGATGACGCTGCGGTACGCGCACCTGGCGCCCGAGGCGAAGGCCCGCGCGGTGGAGGCGCTGGATAATGCTTGA